From Silurus meridionalis isolate SWU-2019-XX chromosome 14, ASM1480568v1, whole genome shotgun sequence, a single genomic window includes:
- the gsg1l gene encoding germ cell-specific gene 1-like protein, translating into MKTSRRCRALLSVGLNLLALLLSSTAFATAYWCQGTQRVPKPSCSKERRHHCIDYGANDTDPTKVHYSWETGDDRFLFRRFHAGIWYSCEENIHGAGEKCRSFIDLAPASERGVLWLSVVSEVLYIMLLVVGFSLMCLELFHSSNVIDGLKLNAFAAVFTVLSGLLGMVAHMMYTQVFQITVSLGPEDWRPHTWDYGWSFCMAWGSFTCCMAASVTTLNSYTKTVIEFRHKRKLFEQGLREEQAFLDQEAFHYFQDRTVQSVSSSLDLFPGHGGAHGPAYSSGRGKMRSQAASVDMADNADSLGEEQC; encoded by the exons ATGAAGACAAGCCGCCGATGTCGCGCGCTGCTCTCCGTGGGCTTAAACCTGCTCGCGCTGCTGCTCTCGAGCACGGCGTTCGCCACGGCGTACTGGTGCCAGGGCACGCAGCGGGTCCCGAAACCGAGCTGCAGCAAGGAGCGGCGCCACCACTGCATCGACTACGGAGCAAACGACACCGACCCGACCAAAGTGCACTACAGCTGGGAGACCGGCGACGACCGCTTCCTGTTCCGCCGCTTCCACGCGGGCATCTGGTACTCATGCGAGGAGAACATCCACGGCGCAG gtgAGAAATGCAGGAGCTTCATTGATCTGGCTCCGGCGTCAGAGCGAG GTGTCCTTTGGCTGTCAGTGGTCTCCGAGGTGTTATACATCATGCTGCTGGTGGTTGGCTTCAGTCTAATGTGCTTGGAGCTTTTTCACTCCAGCAACGTGATCGATGGCTTGAAGCTCAACGCCTTCGCCGCCGTCTTCACGGTGCTGTCAG GACTTTTGGGAATGGTTGCTCACATGATGTACACCCAGGTGTTCCAGATCACAGTCAGTCTGGGGCCCGAAGACTGGAGACCGCACACCTGGGACTACGGCTGGTCCTTCTG CATGGCATGGGGATCCTTCACGTGTTGCATGGCTGCCTCGGTCACCACGCTCAACTCCTACACAAAGACGGTCATCGAGTTCCGGCACAAGCGCAAGCTCTTTGAGCAGGGTCTCCGCGAGGAACAGGCATTCCTCGACCAAGAGGCCTTCCATTACTTTCAGGATCGCACCGTACAGTCCGTCTCCAGCTCACTGGACCTGTTTCCAGGCCACGGTGGTGCCCACGGTCCCGCCTACAGCAGTGGGCGTGGGAAGATGCGTTCCCAGGCAGCCTCCGTAGACATGGCAGACAACGCAGATTCTCTCGGAGAGGAGCAATGCTAA